The segment GAAAGCATAATGGCATTACGTGTATCATCATCCGCTAAAAAAATATTGGCCTTGGTTTTAATTTTAGATTTATCTTTTTTTAAATGAGGTATCTTATGGTGGGGACCTTTGTTCATTGCGTGTATTTTCACCTTAAATATATGGGCAAATTTCGAAAATACTAAACGAAGCAACAAAGTTCGTCAACACTTATCCATTCAAAAAATCCAATTCAATCCTATTTTTCATAAAAAAACACACTAACAAAAACAACAAAAATTATAAAACCAAATTAATATTTATTGATGAGTAGACTATAAAGATCTCGCAAGGAGTATAGAATTCTTTATAAAAAAGATTATTATAATTTCTGAGTATAAATTCAGACAGCATTTATTTTTATTGATATACACGCATATTGAACTTTTTAAATTGCTGTCTAATCGAATATATTGCAAGAATCATCATTTATATATTTATTTCTATTATGCGTTTAAGGAGTGCTAATTATGATATCTTTTGGTAACAAATCATTACTATATTACGCTGTTATATTAGCTATATCTTCAGTCATATTGGGCTTTCTAGGCTTAGGTGGACTTGCGGGTGCATTCAGCCAAATTGCTAGCATTCTATTCTATGTCTTTATTTTATTGTTTATTCTATCACTGATTGCATATCTTGTACGTGGTATAAAAATTAAATAGATAAAAAAAGGAATATCACATACCTTCTTTTTTATCTCTATTTATGCTTCAAAGCCTGAGCAGGAGAAGACTTAGACTCAATTTTTGGTTCCTGACCATCCAGGAAACTATGTTTTTCTTTCTTAATAGCCTCTGCAAAGCATTCTTTTATCATATCCGCTTTCTCTTTAGAGGCACTTTCTGGAATCGTAAAGACAGCATTGGGGCTTGCATTTCTCACCGCTAATAAACAAGCAGTCAATATAGCTTGCTTTACAGAGTCAGGAGGTAAATTTTTATTGACGGAGAAAGTTGTTTGGCCTTTGTCCTCACAAGCATACACTCTTAAGGGCCTTTCAGGTTTGGCAGGATTCTCAAAGCCAATCATGACCCCATTCACAGTATCGCTATCATTTCTTAATTGTGTCACTTGGACAATTTTAGGATCTTTATCACGATTGGCCTGAATCTCAGAAAATTTTATTACTTTACTTACCAACTGTTGATCATTCACAATCGTGACTTGCGTTCTATCTTCTGGTGATGCAATAGAACGCTGTACTGCATGTGCTACTGTCATACTCTTCCTGGTGGCACCTAAAGTAATAGGCTGTTGACTTTGAGATGAGACATCTTTAGGCGCTGTGGGCTTAACGGACACCCATTGTTGAGGAGGCACTTTTACTGCGGGTTGAATAAAGTCTGCCACTAAATCTTTCTTTTCCTTTTCTGTCGCTTTTTCTGCAATTTCAACATAACGTTTTGGATTTGCCAACATAGCATGCTGAATGTCATTTCCATTTTTCGCTTTTTGCACTAAATCCTTGGGATAGCCCTTTTCCTCTAAATAATTTTGCATGATCTTTTGGCCTTCTTTGCCGGATTTATCGCTAAATACCTTTAGCTCAGCAAGATTCTGATCAGAAGGATCTGTCAATAATCTATCGATGGCTAATTCATGGATCCCTTTTCCTTGATATCGAATGGTGTTTAAATCAAATTCTGAATCAAGTAATTTAATAAAATGTGAGATGGGTGCCGTTTCTAATTCAAACATGCCAGCAGCT is part of the Candidatus Berkiella cookevillensis genome and harbors:
- a CDS encoding DUF1328 family protein, giving the protein MISFGNKSLLYYAVILAISSVILGFLGLGGLAGAFSQIASILFYVFILLFILSLIAYLVRGIKIK